From a region of the Alnus glutinosa chromosome 1, dhAlnGlut1.1, whole genome shotgun sequence genome:
- the LOC133858487 gene encoding universal stress protein PHOS32-like: MAKISAKLPGFCLNRIRPHARVRSPPHSKPHDNISSTKTDNKTQNPGEEKVPVLVISRKIMIVVDSSLEAKGALQWALSHTVQTQDTVILLCVTKPSKQAAGTGQGSGKLEIVPRAYEFIDSLKKLCKSKKPEVQIEVAVVEGKEKGPTIVEEARRQGASMLVLGQKKRSTTWRLLMMWAGNRVTGGVVEYCIQNADCMAIAVRRKSKKLGGYLITTKRQKDFWLLA, translated from the exons ATGGCCAAAATAAGTGCAAAGTTGCCGGGTTTCTGCCTAAACAGAATTAGGCCTCATGCAAGAGTCCGTTCCCCTCCACATTCTAAGCCTCATGACAATATCAGTTCCACCAAAACTGATAACAAAACTCAGAATCCCGGCGAGGAAAAAGTACCCGTGTTGGTGATTAGTAGGAAAATAATGATTGTGGTTGATTCAAGCCTTGAAGCTAAGGGAGCTTTGCAATGGGCACTCTCTCACACTGTTCAGACTCAGGACACTGTTATTCTTCTTTGTGTAACCAAGCCATCTAAGCAAGCTGCTG GTACCGGTCAAGGCTCCGGCAAGCTGGAGATTGTTCCAAGGGCTTATGAATTTATTGACtctttgaaaaaattgtgcAAATCGAAGAAACCGGAG GTGCAAATTGAGGTTGCAGTGGTGGAAGGGAAGGAGAAAGGGCCTACAATAGTGGAAGAAGCAAGAAGACAAGGGGCGTCAATGCTGGTTTTGGGACAGAAAAAACGCTCCACAACATGGCGTCTGCTGATGATGTGGGCAGGCAACCGGGTTACCGGTGGAGTAGTGGAGTACTGTATCCAAAATGCCGATTGCATGGCAATTGCAGTGAGGAGGAAAAGCAAGAAGCTTGGAGGGTATTTGATCACCACGAAGCGTCAGAAAGATTTCTGGCTCTTGGCTTAa